A single region of the Nocardioides sp. W7 genome encodes:
- a CDS encoding right-handed parallel beta-helix repeat-containing protein: MNHRLRAALLAPTALLVGCSSGSGAPPATPAATVAAAPEGGGSFAEAFSSASSAERFATSGPGEWVVADGVYQLRSGGGSVDGAPPADPPLSVAREQVDGATWRLEVEATPGSERAEWSVVFARTTARDYSYVHLDAQAGASGIYVVTGGRAVQVAPLEATATGGTTQSLELRRSGKRLKVYVGSGGDPSYVGGASLPAASAVQPGLGSWGGSVAFDNLVVTAEGATVPVTPDPPPSDVTPSGPPTSPTPVVIDGPGRAVGVGSSEELTAALADARPGDVITLADGVYTTKGLQAPLSVGGKRYVGTFVASTSGTETRPVVLRGSRDAVIDGKPGRDGTGTQYGLYLAGVRHWRVEGLTVANVAKGIVLDQTSHTVIRGVAVHDIGQEGIHLRAFSSDNLVQDNEVSRTGRGNDTYGEGIYVGSATSNWGTYSGGRPDASDRNQVLGNRVWETTAESLDIKEGTTGGVIRGNVLDGAHMTGSWADSWIDLKGNGWLVEGNRGTRALQDGFQVHEAVEGWGLDNVFRANTAVVDAEGYGFWIQQGLTGNVVSCDNVVEGARSGFATVGCAG; encoded by the coding sequence ATGAACCACCGGCTCCGAGCCGCACTGCTGGCGCCGACCGCGTTGCTCGTCGGGTGCAGCAGCGGATCGGGCGCCCCGCCGGCGACACCCGCTGCCACGGTCGCGGCCGCTCCGGAGGGCGGCGGCAGTTTCGCCGAGGCGTTCTCGTCCGCGTCCTCGGCGGAGCGCTTCGCGACGTCCGGGCCGGGGGAGTGGGTCGTGGCGGACGGGGTCTACCAGCTGCGGTCGGGCGGCGGGTCCGTCGACGGTGCGCCGCCGGCCGACCCGCCGCTCAGCGTCGCCCGCGAGCAGGTCGACGGGGCGACCTGGCGACTCGAGGTCGAAGCGACCCCAGGCTCCGAACGGGCCGAGTGGTCCGTGGTCTTCGCCCGCACCACGGCCCGTGACTACTCCTACGTGCACCTCGACGCCCAGGCCGGCGCGAGCGGGATCTACGTCGTCACGGGTGGTCGGGCCGTCCAGGTGGCGCCGCTCGAGGCGACCGCGACCGGCGGCACGACCCAGTCCCTGGAGCTGCGCCGCAGCGGGAAACGGCTCAAGGTGTACGTCGGGTCCGGCGGTGACCCGTCGTACGTCGGAGGGGCCTCGCTGCCCGCCGCGTCGGCGGTGCAGCCCGGGCTCGGCAGCTGGGGCGGGTCCGTCGCCTTCGACAACCTGGTCGTCACGGCCGAGGGCGCCACGGTCCCGGTCACTCCGGACCCACCGCCCTCGGACGTGACGCCCTCCGGCCCCCCGACCTCGCCCACCCCGGTGGTGATCGACGGACCGGGACGAGCCGTCGGGGTGGGCAGCTCCGAGGAGCTCACCGCGGCGCTCGCCGACGCCCGGCCGGGAGACGTCATCACCCTGGCCGACGGCGTCTACACCACCAAGGGCCTCCAGGCGCCGCTGTCGGTCGGCGGCAAGCGGTACGTCGGGACGTTCGTCGCGTCCACCTCCGGCACCGAGACCAGGCCCGTCGTACTGCGCGGGTCCCGCGACGCGGTGATCGACGGGAAGCCGGGGAGGGACGGCACCGGCACGCAGTACGGCCTCTACCTCGCCGGGGTCCGGCACTGGCGCGTCGAGGGGCTGACGGTCGCCAACGTGGCCAAGGGCATCGTGCTCGACCAGACCAGCCACACGGTGATCCGGGGAGTGGCGGTCCACGACATCGGGCAGGAGGGCATCCACCTGCGGGCGTTCTCGAGCGACAACCTGGTGCAGGACAACGAGGTCAGCCGCACCGGTCGCGGCAACGACACGTACGGCGAGGGCATCTACGTCGGGAGCGCCACCTCCAACTGGGGCACCTACTCGGGTGGCCGGCCGGACGCCTCCGATCGCAACCAGGTGCTCGGCAACCGGGTGTGGGAGACCACCGCGGAGAGCCTGGACATCAAGGAGGGCACCACCGGCGGGGTGATCCGCGGCAACGTCCTGGACGGCGCGCACATGACCGGGAGCTGGGCCGACTCCTGGATCGACCTGAAGGGCAACGGCTGGCTCGTGGAGGGCAACCGCGGCACCCGGGCGCTCCAGGACGGCTTCCAGGTGCACGAGGCCGTCGAGGGCTGGGGGCTCGACAACGTCTTCCGCGCCAACACCGCCGTGGTCGACGCCGAGGGCTACGGCTTCTGGATCCAGCAGGGGCTGACCGGCAACGTGGTGTCCTGCGACAACGTCGTCGAGGGGGCGCGCTCGGGCTTCGCGACCGTGGGCTGCGCGGGCTGA
- a CDS encoding OmpA family protein: MTLRPPVLVLAATLLVSLVGCSSDSPAASPSLPARDSTPPTTVVPAMPLPDPLCEAGPGREVEQLPDVVVPAVEVAAVEDPETGEQLAPGLVVPELVVDTGCVVRHTAPGGCLGAVDVSGATIPALSLPGFEVDGRVYPAVTVAAVSREAVHADEVCQVTVDRQVSGVTRDGVVREGFSRDGAARPGDELVPTVRIEPVRVPDVDVDPERLERHELEGRDDVGLFADGRRTSYVAPGAVLFDTDRATLRPEAVAALRAIAARIRRTDPARILVEGHADDRGPADHGQVLSERRADAVAAWLAGPGGLGAAALTARGYGETRPAFPNDSDDHRRRNRRVVITTVE; encoded by the coding sequence GTGACCCTGCGACCTCCTGTCCTCGTTCTGGCCGCGACGCTGCTCGTCTCGCTGGTCGGGTGCTCGTCCGACTCGCCGGCCGCGTCGCCGTCGCTGCCGGCGCGCGACTCCACCCCGCCCACCACGGTCGTCCCGGCGATGCCCCTGCCCGACCCGCTGTGCGAGGCCGGGCCGGGACGCGAGGTGGAGCAGCTGCCGGACGTCGTCGTCCCCGCGGTCGAGGTGGCGGCCGTCGAGGACCCGGAGACCGGCGAGCAGCTCGCGCCCGGACTCGTCGTCCCCGAGCTGGTCGTCGACACCGGGTGCGTCGTACGGCACACGGCGCCGGGAGGGTGCCTGGGTGCGGTCGACGTCTCGGGCGCGACCATCCCGGCGCTCAGCCTCCCGGGGTTCGAGGTCGACGGGCGGGTCTACCCGGCGGTCACCGTCGCGGCGGTCTCGCGCGAGGCCGTCCACGCCGACGAGGTCTGCCAGGTCACCGTCGACCGCCAGGTCTCCGGGGTGACGCGGGACGGCGTGGTCCGGGAGGGGTTCTCCCGCGACGGCGCCGCCCGCCCGGGCGACGAGCTGGTGCCCACGGTGCGCATCGAGCCGGTCCGGGTGCCGGACGTCGACGTGGACCCGGAGCGGCTGGAGCGCCACGAGCTCGAGGGGCGCGACGACGTCGGGCTCTTCGCCGACGGGCGGCGGACGTCGTACGTCGCCCCGGGTGCCGTGCTCTTCGACACCGACCGGGCGACGCTGCGTCCCGAGGCCGTGGCCGCGCTCCGCGCGATCGCCGCGCGGATCCGCCGGACCGACCCCGCCCGGATCCTGGTGGAGGGGCACGCCGACGACCGCGGTCCCGCTGACCACGGGCAGGTGCTCTCGGAGCGTCGGGCCGACGCGGTCGCCGCCTGGCTCGCCGGGCCTGGCGGCCTCGGCGCCGCCGCCCTGACCGCCCGGGGGTACGGCGAGACGCGTCCGGCGTTCCCGAACGACAGCGACGACCACCGGCGGCGCAACCGTCGCGTCGTCATCACGACGGTCGAGTGA
- a CDS encoding UDP-glucose/GDP-mannose dehydrogenase family protein, with product MTTTPKPRITVLGTGYLGATHAICMAVLGYDVLGVDTDRAKIEALSRGEVPFFEPGLPEMLRKALDTGNLSFTTDLAAAGDFGDVHFVCVGTPQLRGSAGADLTYVEGVVRDLAPHLRRRCLVVGKSTVPVGTASRLTRLVQDNSPAGTEVELAWNPEFLREGYAVADTLEPDRMVFGVSSAWAEEQLRAVFAPVLDAGTPVVTTDLATAELVKVAANAFLATKISYINAMAEVCEVTGADVQDLARSLAYDSRIGGRFLHPGLGFGGGCLPKDIRAFVHRAEELGVGRSVAFLRQVDAINNRRRARTVDLVREQAGGSLAGVRVCCLGAAFKPNSDDIRDAPALDVARMLKEEGAVVAVYDPEAMDNARRAYPDLEYADSVMEAASGAGVVVLLTEWDQFRSIDPAALAGVVDGRSVVDGRHALDAQTWREAGWTYRALGRAG from the coding sequence ATGACGACCACCCCCAAGCCCCGCATCACCGTTCTCGGCACCGGCTACCTCGGTGCGACCCACGCGATCTGCATGGCGGTCCTCGGCTACGACGTCCTCGGCGTCGACACCGACCGGGCCAAGATCGAGGCCCTCTCCCGGGGCGAGGTGCCCTTCTTCGAGCCGGGTCTGCCCGAGATGTTGCGCAAGGCACTCGACACGGGGAACCTCTCGTTCACCACCGATCTCGCCGCGGCCGGCGACTTCGGCGACGTGCACTTCGTCTGCGTCGGCACGCCCCAGCTGCGCGGCTCGGCCGGCGCGGACCTGACCTACGTCGAGGGCGTGGTCCGCGATCTCGCGCCGCACCTGCGTCGCCGCTGCCTGGTCGTCGGCAAGTCGACGGTGCCCGTCGGCACCGCGTCGCGGCTCACCCGCCTGGTCCAGGACAACTCCCCGGCGGGCACCGAGGTGGAGCTGGCCTGGAACCCCGAGTTCCTCCGGGAGGGGTACGCCGTCGCGGACACCCTGGAGCCGGACCGGATGGTCTTCGGGGTGTCGTCGGCGTGGGCGGAGGAGCAGCTGCGCGCGGTCTTCGCCCCGGTCCTCGACGCCGGGACCCCCGTCGTCACCACGGACCTGGCCACCGCAGAGCTGGTCAAGGTCGCGGCGAACGCGTTCCTGGCCACCAAGATCTCCTACATCAACGCGATGGCGGAGGTCTGCGAGGTGACCGGCGCCGACGTACAGGACCTGGCACGGTCCCTGGCGTACGACTCCCGCATCGGCGGGCGCTTCCTGCACCCGGGCCTCGGCTTCGGGGGCGGCTGCCTGCCCAAGGACATCCGGGCGTTCGTGCACCGCGCGGAGGAGCTCGGGGTCGGCCGTTCGGTCGCCTTCCTGCGCCAGGTCGACGCGATCAACAACCGGCGGCGCGCCCGCACCGTCGACCTCGTGCGGGAGCAGGCGGGCGGCTCGCTCGCCGGGGTCCGGGTCTGCTGCCTCGGTGCGGCGTTCAAGCCCAACTCCGACGACATCCGCGACGCCCCGGCCCTCGACGTGGCCCGGATGCTCAAGGAGGAGGGCGCCGTGGTCGCGGTCTACGACCCCGAGGCCATGGACAACGCGCGTCGGGCCTATCCCGACCTCGAGTACGCCGACAGCGTGATGGAGGCGGCCTCGGGTGCCGGCGTCGTCGTGCTGCTGACCGAGTGGGACCAGTTCCGCTCGATCGACCCGGCGGCGCTCGCCGGGGTGGTCGACGGGCGGTCGGTCGTCGACGGCCGGCACGCGCTCGACGCCCAGACATGGCGGGAGGCCGGCTGGACCTACCGGGCCCTGGGACGGGCCGGCTGA
- a CDS encoding right-handed parallel beta-helix repeat-containing protein, whose amino-acid sequence MTRADWSWLTRPRAALAAACAGGLVVAVAVGVWPDAGDASDPGPAVPVAEVDVPSVAPAPTPTDLTTDPDPAPMSPTPSETADHEGGDAGDEPAPAPLLADAAPAGEGPLPDSRPVSCPTATVSVSDSVGLADALAAARPGDVIELADGDYAGNFVATASGEQGAPIFLCGSSSAVIDGGDIEGDYTLHLDGATHWRLVGFTVTGGLKGVMADGTVGSVIQGLTVRGTGDEAVHLRSNSTDNVVADNTISDTGNRREKYGEGVYLGTAVSNWCTYTACQVDRSDRNVVTRNTFSDITSEAVDVKEGTTGGVVSDNTIDGSGMTEADSWIDVKGNNYLVEGNTGTSSVEDGFQTHQILDGWGDLNVFARNHADVGGPGQAISSWPPGSNVVRCDNTFERAADGLSNIPCT is encoded by the coding sequence GTGACCCGGGCGGACTGGTCCTGGCTGACCCGTCCCCGGGCGGCGCTGGCCGCTGCGTGCGCGGGGGGCCTGGTCGTGGCCGTGGCGGTGGGGGTGTGGCCCGACGCGGGCGACGCGAGTGACCCCGGGCCGGCCGTGCCGGTCGCGGAGGTCGACGTACCCTCCGTCGCGCCGGCGCCGACCCCGACCGACCTCACCACCGATCCGGATCCCGCTCCGATGAGCCCCACGCCGTCGGAGACCGCCGACCACGAGGGGGGCGATGCCGGGGACGAGCCGGCTCCGGCCCCGTTGCTCGCCGACGCCGCACCGGCCGGCGAGGGACCCCTGCCGGACTCGAGGCCGGTGTCCTGTCCGACGGCCACCGTCAGCGTCAGCGACTCCGTCGGCCTCGCCGACGCCCTGGCCGCGGCCCGCCCGGGCGACGTGATCGAGCTGGCCGACGGCGACTACGCCGGCAACTTCGTGGCCACCGCCTCCGGCGAGCAGGGGGCACCGATCTTCCTGTGCGGGTCGTCGAGCGCGGTCATCGACGGCGGCGACATCGAGGGCGACTACACGCTGCACCTCGACGGCGCCACGCACTGGCGACTGGTCGGGTTCACCGTCACCGGCGGTCTCAAGGGCGTGATGGCCGACGGCACGGTCGGCTCGGTGATCCAGGGGCTGACCGTGCGGGGGACCGGCGACGAGGCCGTCCACCTGCGCTCGAACAGCACCGACAACGTGGTCGCCGACAACACGATCAGCGACACCGGCAACCGCCGCGAGAAGTACGGCGAGGGCGTCTACCTCGGCACCGCGGTCAGCAACTGGTGCACCTACACCGCCTGCCAGGTCGACCGCAGCGACCGCAACGTCGTCACCCGCAACACCTTCAGCGACATCACCTCCGAGGCGGTGGACGTCAAGGAGGGCACCACGGGCGGCGTCGTCAGCGACAACACCATCGACGGCTCGGGGATGACCGAGGCGGACTCGTGGATTGACGTCAAGGGCAACAACTACCTCGTCGAGGGCAACACCGGGACCTCGTCGGTCGAGGACGGGTTCCAGACCCACCAGATCCTCGACGGCTGGGGCGACCTCAACGTCTTCGCCCGCAACCACGCCGACGTGGGTGGTCCCGGACAGGCCATCTCGTCCTGGCCGCCCGGGTCCAACGTCGTGCGCTGCGACAACACCTTCGAGCGCGCCGCCGACGGGCTCAGCAACATCCCCTGCACCTGA
- a CDS encoding right-handed parallel beta-helix repeat-containing protein, whose translation MTRRRGGRPAAFVLAVLLGTGATVLPVLAGAAHGAEASDPPAAPDDLAVEDDASAIDYSGDPEAESAHVAAEDDRLTEVRTVGTAAAWSQTPLKSPYRLVAGSGYTLVLTARSEPYTVADLTVLAPQTFVRRPDGSYLLSEHLVVSAGATLNLTEPGGLTLLLASDAEGFVSIVNYGGRLNIAGDESDPAVVKSFDRSSERVDRLTDDGRAYLRSIGGQVSVAQAELSHLGFWSGRTGGLSLTGTDRPDSGALYDLADSLKVGPAAKDPEVDTDKNSAIGDVLPAGELPVPTVDVDSPTYSYVSAAITGTTVAHNAFGLFVSGANGLDVRSSSFDENLVSGVVLHRFVVNAVLERAVARHNRRDGVLLARATTGIVLSELLAADNGRNGVTISGLPLATGPSATGTSIGSYGNNTISNSEIARNGRYGVEVIGGTNIGVLANAVDANEMGIVVRDVARKVSIVGNKVSGSRSQGIALRDGVVAAGVTGNIVTGGTTSVYVRDAEARIESNTLRDAEQHAASFVGDVGSSVMSANTVTGRGPSAIESERARDLERGDWVNDTTGWADTTPFVVTLKRFAQPLTVLWILLGALLLFTALRGARSRQSRRHPYADKAPVSDGAPTAPDRETVGAGRGS comes from the coding sequence ATGACCCGCCGGCGCGGGGGACGCCCCGCCGCGTTCGTGCTGGCCGTCCTCCTCGGGACCGGCGCGACGGTGCTCCCGGTCCTGGCCGGGGCGGCCCACGGCGCCGAGGCGTCGGACCCGCCGGCTGCTCCCGACGACCTCGCCGTCGAGGACGACGCGTCGGCGATCGACTACTCGGGCGACCCCGAGGCCGAGTCGGCCCACGTGGCCGCGGAGGACGACCGGCTCACCGAGGTGCGTACGGTCGGCACGGCGGCCGCCTGGTCGCAGACGCCGCTGAAGAGCCCGTACCGGCTGGTCGCCGGGTCGGGCTACACCCTGGTGCTGACCGCGCGGTCCGAGCCGTACACGGTCGCGGACCTGACGGTGCTCGCGCCGCAGACCTTCGTACGCCGCCCCGACGGCTCCTACCTGCTCTCCGAGCACCTGGTCGTGAGCGCCGGGGCGACCTTGAACCTGACCGAGCCGGGCGGGCTCACCCTGCTGCTGGCCAGCGACGCCGAGGGCTTCGTCTCCATCGTCAACTACGGCGGCCGGCTCAACATCGCCGGCGACGAGTCCGATCCCGCGGTGGTCAAGAGCTTCGACCGCAGCTCCGAGCGCGTGGACCGGCTGACCGACGACGGCCGGGCCTACCTCCGCTCGATCGGCGGCCAGGTCTCGGTCGCCCAGGCCGAGCTCTCGCACCTCGGCTTCTGGAGCGGGCGCACCGGCGGGCTGTCGCTGACCGGCACCGACCGCCCCGACAGCGGTGCCCTCTACGACCTGGCGGACTCCCTGAAGGTGGGACCGGCGGCCAAGGACCCCGAGGTCGACACGGACAAGAACTCCGCCATCGGCGACGTGCTCCCGGCCGGCGAGCTGCCGGTGCCGACGGTCGACGTCGACTCGCCGACGTACAGCTACGTCTCGGCCGCGATCACGGGTACGACGGTCGCCCACAACGCCTTCGGCCTGTTCGTCTCGGGCGCCAACGGCCTGGACGTGCGCTCGTCCTCCTTTGACGAGAACCTCGTCTCCGGTGTCGTCCTGCACCGCTTCGTCGTGAACGCCGTGCTGGAGCGGGCCGTGGCGCGCCACAACCGGCGCGACGGGGTGCTGCTCGCCCGGGCCACCACCGGCATCGTGCTCTCGGAGCTGCTCGCCGCCGACAACGGCCGCAACGGCGTGACGATCTCCGGGCTGCCGCTCGCGACGGGTCCCAGCGCGACGGGCACGAGCATCGGCAGCTACGGCAACAACACGATCTCCAACAGCGAGATCGCCCGAAACGGCCGGTACGGCGTCGAGGTGATCGGCGGGACCAACATCGGGGTGCTGGCCAACGCCGTCGACGCCAACGAGATGGGCATCGTGGTGCGCGACGTCGCCCGGAAGGTCAGCATCGTCGGCAACAAGGTGAGCGGCTCCCGCAGCCAGGGCATCGCCCTGCGTGACGGCGTGGTCGCCGCCGGCGTGACCGGCAACATCGTCACCGGCGGCACGACCAGCGTCTACGTCCGCGACGCCGAGGCGCGCATCGAGAGCAACACTCTGCGCGACGCCGAGCAGCACGCGGCGAGCTTCGTCGGCGACGTGGGCTCCTCGGTCATGAGCGCGAACACCGTCACGGGCCGGGGACCGAGCGCGATCGAGTCCGAGCGCGCCCGCGACCTCGAGCGCGGGGACTGGGTCAACGACACGACGGGCTGGGCGGACACCACCCCGTTCGTGGTGACCCTGAAGCGGTTCGCCCAGCCCCTCACCGTGCTGTGGATCCTGCTGGGCGCGCTGCTGCTGTTCACCGCCCTTCGGGGCGCGCGGTCGAGACAGAGCCGCCGGCACCCGTACGCCGACAAGGCTCCGGTCTCCGACGGCGCCCCCACCGCGCCGGACCGGGAGACGGTCGGGGCCGGGAGGGGCTCGTGA
- a CDS encoding glycosyltransferase yields MLDTFNELDSSFLLSDWRAAVPVAVAGLIVWSLWLYRCILSARARPIENDFATTTSVVVPSYHEDPDILMMCVANWRAQNPTEIIVVLDVDDGEAFARIRALDDPSVTPVLFKHAGKRSALGVGIRMATSELLVLTDSDTQWEPGLLVNVQRPFLDPAVGAVSTQQNVYERTSSVWRRIADWMVNLRYYNYVPAMGRAGAVACVSGRTAAYRLSVVLPVLENLENEFFLGRRCVAGDDGRLTWLVLASGYRTVHQSSARALSMFPAGFRAFVKQRVRWSRNSYRCYLTALWKGWLWRTPFVTKVTVLQILLTPVTMGITLGYFFFSRLELTQNGALLACAWLLVGRGVRGFSHLRRHPQEILLLPLFTLVVILVALPIKLYAFVTMNKQGWLTRSADTVGGEGQTSETLSVQAAHADVPVVSGHARPVVLVSEA; encoded by the coding sequence ATGCTGGACACCTTCAACGAACTCGATTCGTCGTTCTTGCTCTCGGACTGGCGCGCGGCCGTGCCGGTCGCGGTCGCCGGCCTGATCGTCTGGTCGCTGTGGCTGTACCGCTGCATCCTGTCGGCCCGGGCCAGGCCGATCGAGAACGACTTCGCCACCACCACGTCGGTCGTGGTGCCGTCGTACCACGAGGACCCGGACATCCTGATGATGTGTGTGGCGAACTGGCGGGCCCAGAACCCCACCGAGATCATCGTGGTCCTCGACGTCGACGACGGCGAGGCGTTCGCCCGGATCCGGGCCCTCGACGACCCGAGCGTCACGCCGGTGCTCTTCAAGCACGCCGGCAAGCGCTCGGCCCTCGGCGTCGGCATCCGGATGGCCACCTCGGAGCTGCTGGTGCTCACCGACTCCGACACCCAGTGGGAGCCGGGCCTCCTGGTCAACGTCCAGCGGCCCTTCCTCGACCCGGCGGTCGGTGCCGTCAGCACCCAGCAGAACGTCTACGAGCGCACCAGCAGCGTCTGGCGGCGGATCGCGGACTGGATGGTCAACCTGCGCTACTACAACTACGTCCCGGCGATGGGCCGGGCCGGCGCGGTCGCGTGCGTCTCCGGCCGGACGGCGGCGTACCGCCTCAGCGTTGTCCTGCCGGTGCTGGAGAACCTGGAGAACGAGTTCTTCCTGGGGCGTCGGTGCGTCGCCGGCGACGACGGACGGCTGACCTGGCTGGTCCTGGCCTCCGGCTACCGGACGGTCCACCAGTCGTCGGCGCGCGCACTGTCGATGTTCCCGGCCGGCTTCCGGGCGTTCGTCAAGCAGCGCGTGCGGTGGAGCCGCAACTCCTACCGCTGCTACCTGACCGCCCTGTGGAAGGGCTGGCTGTGGCGCACCCCGTTCGTCACCAAGGTCACCGTGCTGCAGATCCTGCTCACCCCGGTGACCATGGGGATCACGCTCGGCTACTTCTTCTTCAGCCGGCTCGAGCTGACCCAGAACGGCGCGCTGCTGGCGTGCGCCTGGCTGCTGGTCGGCCGCGGCGTGCGCGGCTTCTCGCACCTGCGCCGGCACCCGCAGGAGATCCTGCTGCTGCCGCTCTTCACGCTGGTGGTGATCCTCGTCGCGCTGCCGATCAAGCTCTACGCGTTCGTCACCATGAACAAGCAGGGCTGGCTGACCCGCTCCGCCGACACGGTGGGCGGCGAGGGTCAGACCAGCGAGACGCTCTCGGTGCAGGCGGCCCACGCCGACGTCCCGGTGGTGTCCGGCCACGCACGGCCCGTCGTACTCGTGAGCGAGGCATGA
- a CDS encoding right-handed parallel beta-helix repeat-containing protein, with the protein MGIPRMVTAGLVAGLVATALGPIAPSPAAATAGREVRVDTAAGLTRALGRARPGDVITVADGVYTTRGEQADLVVGEKRYYGTFVLEALGTTARPIVLRGSRRAVIDGDPGGDGTGTQYGLYLAGADHVRVLGLTVRNVSKGIVADRSDDVRLDRVRVHHTGQEGIHLRAFSRRGVVRRSVVHHTGVDNPTYGEGIYVGSAHSNWETYSDGRPDASDGARILGNRIRATGAESIDVKEGTRGGLIEGNAFDGRGMTGSWADSWIDVKGNGWRVLRNRGTHALEDGFQVHEALPGWGRHNRFRGNVAVVRGPGYGFWVQQDLRGNVVSCDNRVRAARSGFGNVRCRR; encoded by the coding sequence ATGGGAATTCCTCGAATGGTCACCGCGGGGCTCGTGGCCGGACTGGTCGCGACCGCCCTGGGCCCGATCGCCCCGTCGCCGGCCGCCGCAACGGCCGGCCGGGAGGTGCGGGTCGACACCGCCGCCGGGCTCACCCGGGCCCTGGGCCGGGCCCGTCCCGGCGACGTGATCACCGTGGCCGACGGCGTCTACACGACCCGCGGTGAGCAGGCCGACCTCGTCGTCGGCGAGAAGCGCTACTACGGCACCTTCGTCCTCGAGGCCTTGGGCACGACCGCGCGGCCCATCGTGCTGCGCGGAAGCCGTCGGGCGGTGATCGACGGCGACCCCGGCGGCGACGGCACCGGCACGCAGTACGGGCTCTATCTCGCCGGCGCCGACCACGTCCGGGTCCTCGGGCTGACGGTGCGCAACGTCTCGAAGGGCATCGTGGCCGACCGGTCCGACGACGTGCGCCTGGACCGGGTGCGGGTGCACCACACCGGCCAGGAGGGGATCCACCTCCGGGCGTTCTCCCGCCGCGGCGTCGTACGACGCTCCGTGGTCCACCACACCGGCGTGGACAACCCGACGTACGGCGAGGGCATCTACGTCGGGAGCGCCCACTCGAACTGGGAGACCTACAGCGACGGGCGGCCCGACGCGTCCGACGGTGCGCGGATCCTGGGCAACCGCATCCGGGCCACCGGCGCGGAGAGCATCGACGTCAAGGAGGGCACCCGCGGCGGCCTGATCGAGGGCAACGCCTTCGACGGGCGCGGCATGACGGGGTCCTGGGCCGACTCGTGGATCGACGTCAAGGGCAACGGCTGGCGGGTGCTGCGCAATCGCGGCACCCACGCCCTCGAGGACGGCTTCCAGGTGCACGAGGCGCTGCCCGGCTGGGGCCGCCACAACCGCTTCCGGGGGAACGTCGCCGTGGTCCGTGGCCCGGGGTACGGGTTCTGGGTCCAGCAGGACCTGAGGGGCAACGTGGTCTCGTGCGACAACCGGGTGCGGGCCGCGCGCTCGGGCTTCGGCAACGTCCGGTGCCGCCGCTGA
- a CDS encoding ABC transporter permease: protein MSTVQPLSSVQAMRLLTLRNYVVYKDAWKLFLTGFLEPVLYLLSIGIGVGQLVESFELNGQPVPYAEFVAPAMLAASAFNGALLDSTFNVFFKLKFIKLYDQLLATPLTTGDIARSEILWGQLRGGSYSLAFLLVMLGMGLIDSWWAVLAFPAALLIGFAFSSVCMALTTYMTSWQDFDKVTLIQLPLFLFSATFFPITAYDGWLRWVVECTPLYRGVVLCRELTTGAISWDSAVSVGYLLVMGLVGMLVVRKRLDTLLLT from the coding sequence GTGAGCACCGTCCAGCCGCTGTCGAGCGTCCAGGCGATGCGCCTGCTGACGCTGCGCAACTACGTCGTCTACAAGGACGCCTGGAAGCTGTTCCTGACCGGCTTCCTCGAGCCCGTCCTCTACCTGCTCTCCATCGGCATCGGGGTCGGGCAGCTCGTCGAGTCCTTCGAGCTCAACGGCCAGCCGGTGCCGTACGCCGAGTTCGTCGCGCCCGCCATGCTCGCGGCGTCGGCGTTCAACGGCGCGCTGCTCGACTCCACGTTCAACGTCTTCTTCAAGCTGAAGTTCATCAAGCTCTACGACCAGCTGCTGGCCACCCCGCTGACCACCGGCGACATCGCGCGCTCGGAGATCCTGTGGGGCCAGCTGCGCGGCGGCAGCTACTCCCTGGCCTTCCTGCTGGTGATGCTGGGGATGGGGCTCATCGACTCGTGGTGGGCGGTGCTGGCGTTCCCGGCCGCGCTGCTGATCGGCTTCGCGTTCAGCTCCGTGTGCATGGCGCTCACGACGTACATGACCTCCTGGCAGGACTTCGACAAGGTCACCCTGATCCAGCTGCCGCTGTTCCTGTTCTCCGCGACGTTCTTCCCGATCACCGCGTACGACGGCTGGCTGCGGTGGGTGGTGGAGTGCACGCCGCTCTACCGCGGGGTGGTGCTGTGCCGCGAGCTCACCACCGGGGCGATCTCCTGGGACTCGGCCGTCTCGGTCGGCTACCTGCTGGTGATGGGGCTGGTCGGGATGCTCGTGGTCCGCAAGCGGCTGGACACCCTGCTCCTGACGTAG